One genomic region from Pseudochaenichthys georgianus chromosome 15, fPseGeo1.2, whole genome shotgun sequence encodes:
- the LOC117460133 gene encoding cystatin-like, giving the protein MFVCFVIFVCALSGPLVTANHVMTGQPHEVPVNSTDVLRAARFAVVEFNRANAAEEQFTYTIVNITSAKIQVVAGINYILDMHLGRTVCKRNDTAHSTPCVIDSDSKELLCHFIVTYIPWEYSYVLTRKKCHRLID; this is encoded by the exons ATGTTCGTCTGTTTTGTTATTTTCGTTTGTGCTTTGTCCGGTCCCCTTGTAACCGCAAATCATGTGATGACCGGTCAGCCTCATGAAGTCCCGGTAAACAGCACCGACGTTTTAAGGGCAGCTCGGTTTGCTGTGGTTGAATTCAACAGAGCCAACGCAGCAGAAGAACAGTTTACTTACACTATTGTGAACATAACATCGGCCAAAATCCAG GTGGTCGCAGGGATAAACTACATCCTGGATATGCATCTGGGACGTACGGTGTGCAAGAGAAACGACACTGCACACAGTACACCATGTGTTATCGACTCTGACTCCAAG GAACTTCTGTGCCACTTCATTGTTACATATATTCCTTGGGAATATTCATATGTACTTACTCGAAAGAAGTGTCACCGACTAATTGACTGA